The window TTTCATAATGGGCAGCAGAACAATTGTGTGATTAGTGTAAGTTCAGAATAAAGCATAACTATCCCCCCAATCGTATTACACCGTTTCAGTTTGCGGCTTCCATAAACATCTATTTGCAAATCAAATCTTGTAGTTGGTCTCCACTGCCATCATGTGGTGAAAGGCAACTCATACATGGATAAAACGCAAGCCTTAATGATCAAATCTATTTTCTAATGCAAGGTTCTGGACATGCACTAGGAATAGAGATTCATTGACaccaaaattttaaataatattttattaagttGCATAATCATGTTTACTTACAACAAACCTTTGAAAACTTGGACAGCACTTAAGCAATACACAACACACCAACTTCAACCTAAAGGTCAGGGAGATGTTGCCATCAGCAAACCGTTCTGATGCttccattaaattttttttgggtgaGATGGGAGTTCATCTGCACAGCAGGCATTTCATTTCCAAAGTTCTGAAATCAAATatttgagtgatttgaactagcgGTTTTGCACTAACCAAATTACAGCAAACACAATTACTACATTTAAATGCAACAAAATGCATGCACTTGAAAAAAACCAATTTTCTAATAAAAGCCTAGTCCAACATTTTATTCTAACATACCTCCCATCTTTGCCATGACTTATTTCAAAGATTAGCTTGATCCTCAAGTTTCACCATGTCCAGTGTATCAGCCTGAAAAATAAAAAGGTATCTTATTGCATTGAAGAGACAAATTATGCAGTTACAAGTGGTCTAAAACAGAATACTACTTGGCACATTACAATTAAACTAGCTAGAAAAGTTGTGAACGTCAAGATACAGCCGGCAAGGCATTTAAGGGACTCCATATAGATGAGCCGAACAGGACAATGGAGGTACTGGAAAGACTCGCATTTTACATTGACATTAAGTGCCCAAATAGGACAATCTTTTAGTAGGACAAAAAAAACCCTCAGCACAAGGAAATACTCCTACTCATTTTCAGTGGCTGCATGAGCCAGAGATTTACCACCAGCATGAGCGAGCTACCTATAGTCATGCAGCTTAAGTCCGCAAAACTGGACTGAAAAGTCTGGAGATGTGAAAAATCACTTGAGGTACTACTCGCAGGAAACATGGACAATGAGAATTGTAGGATGCGTACAGGAGAGCAAAAGGTTTTACCTCACATTACAGGCCTATCTCCACAATTGACCTAGCCAAGAGAGCAGCTTTCATCTCAGGATTCTTGAGTTGGAAGTCACAACACTTCATTCTCCAAGGACATTGTGGACTTCCAAAATTGCTAGCAGAGAACTCTTGGATCCAATGAAGCATTATACAGAGCCATTACCATCTATAGCACATAACAGCAAGGTTTCCACCTTTATTGCATTTGCTGTATATACACTTTGTTTTATTGGCCTAGTAAAGAATATTGAAAAATACTCAAAAGGTTTGTTTACTGAATCCCCAATTAGCCCTTAAGAGGTCCATTCCAAAACACTTCTGGCTTGTATTGAACTTGATATTGGAGGCATAAATAAATCAGAAcattttccatccatttttaatGGGCTTCATGAAGCCAGTTTTAATACAAAAGAAAAAAGGATTGAGGTGTTGATATACAGAACAGAGCACATTTCTTTTTCTAGAAGGAACACAACCTTGACACATTTAAGAGGATAAATTCAGTCCACAGTAGAgcatactttaaaaataaattctaggTAAGGCAAAGAGTAAAGTACCTTGGGTCACCAAGAGAAGACTGTAATTGAGGCTTAACCCCATTGAAGTAGTTTACTCTTTGTATAAAAAGGAATATTTACAAATCTTTAGCAACTTCAAGGAGGGTTGCTGGAGACGACTCCAATGCAACATGCCTGCCTTGCTTCACTAAAGGAATGCATCACAAAATGGAGGCAGCAAGGAGCCATAAAGAGCACATCACAGCTTATCAAGCTTCTATTGAGGATCTGATTAGAATATACTTTCAGGTGGGAGGTCTGCCActttaaaattcagtttaaatgCAAATGCCCGCAATTACAAATTGGTCAAAAGATTTGTGTAGAAATTGGTCTCAGAAGCTCTCAGGCTGTGTTGGACAGGTCAATTTTACGCATTTAgagacagttttttttaaacacatactaaaagaaacaaaaaaggacaATTTCAAACCCCTGTGAGCATCTACTACACATCACAAGGTAAAATGGTAGGTACAGGAAGCCTCAACAGGCTTGAATTCATACAGTAACTGAAAGCTCAGATTTTAAGTAGCACCTCAATGGAGGAACAACTTGTGGATAAATTATCAcggttatatatataaaaaaaagtctgtACTTTAATAGAACACTTGAACcagaaaacaaaagtaaaaataagAGGTCTTCCAAGAGCGCatctttttaaatacagccagCCAAGGGATGATCTTGcaatcaggatttttttttactcgTGTGAAGCTGAGGACAAGAAGTAGGCAAGAGTGTAAAGGCACTGGAGTATTTTGAACATCCAAATAGTGAACTGACACCAAGACATATCCATTTTCATGATTTAAGGTCTTACGGACTTATAATGGTCATGTGCACAAACTGACTTTGGTCCCCAACATTGAGAAATGTTTGACTCTTTtggaatttagaaaaaaaaggGCAACTTAGTTGACTTTCTACTAAAAGACATCTAGATATAGTATTCCAAGGCAACTCAAGAGGGCTGGTATTCAAAGACCTGTGTAGTTTGCACTTGTTCTAGAAAAAGTAATTTAAGTGAATATTTCCCTCCTGGTAATTTTAAACATTACAATTAATACATACCATAGCTGTCATAGCTGTCTCTGTAGGAGCCACCTGAACGGTCATAACCTCCTGTGCTCCTAAAAATCAAAGACTTATTTCAATGGTTTGATTACGCTATAAGAAAATATGTTTATAATACACAAGCATTCCATATGTAAGTTATTTCTCACCTGTTGTCTCTATATCCACCACCGCCAGAGTATCCTCCACTCCTGTTGGAGTATCCACCACTACTGTAGGATCGGTCACCTCCACCATAGCTCCTTTCCCCACCACTGTAACTCCTATCACCTCCGCTATAACTACGGTCACTGCCATAGCTTCGGTCTCCACCGTATCCTCCACCACCTGTTTCACAAAGAACACCAAATGGAGATATTCTACTACATAATCAAATGGGCCATCAGCTtaataagggataatgtacagtcaggctgttattgcaaaataacccAGTGTTATTACCCAGAAGGGGTTTATGGTGAAAACCAAATGACCTTTAAGTATCCCGTTTATTGCACGGCTAATAACCAAGTAAACGCACAAAACATTATGCATTGAAATTATGAAAGATCGTACAGTCTCCCACTTATTGCTACCAACTaaaaacattgatttgttgaaattATGCGAGAAACACTACAAAGCTGAATTCCACCTTGGAGTTCTGTTGGCGATTCAGCAAATTAATGTCTGACTgttcattatccagcttattacaagactacttgcaaaatacagtaaaaaggacacgaaacattgatttgagttcaaaattattttattagcttacaaGTAGGAATGATGAAACGCAATACCCAGATAACCGGTCTGATATGTCATGTTgtaatccccggatgtgcggttgttactcagatatacaagaccgctagatggcgccattggtCAACCGAGTACTCCAGAGACCCGTGTAATAAGTCTTGATAATTACATGCATTCGGAGGACTACATTAATACAAATGTGGCTCTTTGGTAGCATGTAATTGTATTCAAATTTCACCAACTCCCACCTCTGCCCCTGCCGCCCCTAAAGAACCCTCTGCCACCGCCAGAGCCTCCTCTGAAGCCACCAGATCGCCCACCAGATTTGCCAGCTTCATCAACACGAATCATGCGGCCGTCAACAGACTGGAGGAAAAAATAAGTTACAATCACTTTAGAAACCCATTAAATATCAAATTGTTACAGAATTGCTGTTCACTCAAAGTTCTCATTTACTccttcatgcaatcccagatgtgcatgaactCTGCAGAACAAAACTCTGAAGAATCTGAGCAGtgaatagagagaaaaaaaaaatttccaaaaTACACCAGGGGATTAATCCATGACtcctgaagcaatccaatcaattttgggtgaaccaaaAATGGAACTCATTTTTAACTGTACATCTCACCACTGTAGCTTCTAGGAACGATCATTTCAATCTTCATTACACTCCCTAAAGCTTGAAGCATGCATGCTTCATAGTTCCATGTAGTGCCATCAAGCTTTAAATGATAACCATAGTCAAGATTTATGgcaaaaggagttatattttggtctgttctcaaccaaaaccaattagatcactTCAAAAGAACAGATTAAACAACGAGTcctatggagtacttttatgctgccttgatttgcattttggagcttcaaagatctgatcaccagtcacttgcattgtatggacctacagagctaaaaatatTCTAAACCTTAGTGTTCTgcataagtcatacacatctgggatggcatgagggggaaataaatgattagagaatgcATTTCTAACACTCACCTTTCCATTCATTGCAGACATGGCATCCTTGGCATCCTCTGGATTTTCAAATGTAACAAAGCCAAATCCTCTGGACCGGTCAGTCTCACGATCTCTGATTACATCCACTAAAATTGAATTGAGAGATTACTCTTCAGTAACAGTTACAATTCTATACAAGTGAATTCTAAAgtgtaaaataatgttaatttgat of the Myxocyprinus asiaticus isolate MX2 ecotype Aquarium Trade chromosome 49, UBuf_Myxa_2, whole genome shotgun sequence genome contains:
- the cirbpb gene encoding cold inducible RNA binding protein b isoform X2, whose protein sequence is MSDEGKLFIGGLSYDTTEQSLEEAFSKYGTIAKVDVIRDRETDRSRGFGFVTFENPEDAKDAMSAMNGKSVDGRMIRVDEAGKSGGRSGGFRGGSGGGRGFFRGGRGRGGGGYGGDRSYGSDRSYSGGDRSYSGGERSYGGGDRSYSSGGYSNRSGGYSGGGGYRDNRSTGGYDRSGGSYRDSYDSYG
- the cirbpb gene encoding cold inducible RNA binding protein b isoform X3, giving the protein MSDEGKLFIGGLSYDTTEQSLEEAFSKYGTIAKVDVIRDRETDRSRGFGFVTFENPEDAKDAMSAMNGKSVDGRMIRVDEAGKSGGRSGGFRGGSGGGRGFFRGGRGRGGGGYGGDRSYGSDRSYSGGDRSYSGGERSYGGGDRSYSSGGYSNRSGGYSGGGGYRDNSL
- the cirbpb gene encoding cold inducible RNA binding protein b isoform X1 → MSDEGKLFIGGLSYDTTEQSLEEAFSKYGTIAKVDVIRDRETDRSRGFGFVTFENPEDAKDAMSAMNGKSVDGRMIRVDEAGKSGGRSGGFRGGSGGGRGFFRGGRGRGGGGYGGDRSYGSDRSYSGGDRSYSGGERSYGGGDRSYSSGGYSNRSGGYSGGGGYRDNRSTGGYDRSGGSYRDSYDSYASHE